In the Apteryx mantelli isolate bAptMan1 chromosome 1, bAptMan1.hap1, whole genome shotgun sequence genome, one interval contains:
- the LOC106483975 gene encoding olfactory receptor 52K1-like, protein MAGWNQTALASTSHAEFLLVGFPGVQESRFLLFIPFFCLYLLIITANSILIHTVRVEESLHSPMYVLITLLLTANLCTSSTFVPRMLLGFLFDLSHISLAGCLLQMFFLYFFIMLDCNILLLMALDRYVAICNPLRYTDIMTGKYLAKLSLAAVLRSISFVSPVVILASKVRFCHSNVIKHFVCEHMALMSLSCGDISRNKIVGLAMRVITIIFDLGFLLTSYCMIIHTALKIASANIWNKALHTCGTHLMVILTTYFSSLLSSIVYRMGKSVSEDVHNLISMTYLLLPCVINPIIYGIRTKEIREHLLKLLKKRELASSPLSG, encoded by the coding sequence ATGGCAGGCTGGAACCAGACGGCTTTGGCCAGCACCTCCCATGCTGAATTCCTCCTCGTTGGATTCCCTGGGGTGCAAGAGTCCAGGTTCCTGCTCTTCATCCCTTTTTTCTGCCTGTACCTACTGATTATCACAGCAAACTCCATCCTCATCCACACCGTGAGGGTGGAGGAAAGCCTCCATTCCCCCATGTACGTGCTGATCACTCTGCTGCTGACTGCCAATCTCTGCACTTCCAGCACCTTTgtgcccaggatgctgctgggtTTCCTCTTTGATCTCAGCCACATCTCGCTGGCGGGCTGCCTGCTGCAGATGTTCTTCCTCTACTTCTTCATCATGTTGGACTGCAACATCCTGCTCCTCATGGCTTTGGACAggtatgtggccatctgcaacccaCTGCGCTACACAGACATAATGACCGGGAAATACCTGGCCAAGTTATCCctggctgcagtgctgaggagCATCTCTTTCGTCAGCCCAGTGGTGATCCTGGCATCCAAGGTGCGTTTTTGCCACTCAAATGTCATCAAGCACTTTGTCTGTGAGCACATGGCCTTGATGAGCCTGTCCTGTGGGGACATCTCCAGGAACAAGATTGTAGGACTAGCCATGAGAGTCATCACAATCATCTTTGACTTGGGCTTCCTCCTGACATCCTATTGCATGATAATCCATACGGCCCTGAAAATTGCTTCTGCAAACATCTGGAACAAAGCCTTACACACATGTGGCACTCACCTCATGGTCATCCTGACTACTTACTTCTCCAGCCTTTTATCCTCGATAGTATACCGCATGGGGAAGTCCGTCTCCGAGGACGTGCACAACCTGATCAGCATGACATACCTGTTACTGCCGTGTGTTATCAACCCTATCATCTATGGAATAAGGACCAAAGAGATCAGGGAGCACCTGCTAAAACTGCTgaagaagagagagttggctTCAAGCCCTCTAAGTGGGTAG
- the RRM1 gene encoding ribonucleoside-diphosphate reductase large subunit — protein MHVVKRDGRQERVMFDKITSRIQKLCYGLNADFVDPAQITMKVIQGLYSGVTTVELDTLAAETAATLTTKHPDYAILAARIAVSNLHKETKKVFSDVMDDLYNYVNPHNGKHSPMISKETLEIVLASKDRLNSAIIYDRDFSYNYFGFKTLERSYLLKINSKVAERPQHMLMRVSVGIHKNDIDAAIETYNLLSERWFTHASPTLFNAGTNRPQLSSCFLLCMKDDSIEGIYDTLKQCALISKSAGGIGLAVSCIRATGSYIAGTNGNSNGLVPMLRVYNNTARYVDQGGNKRPGAFAIYLEPWHLDIFEFLDLKKNTGKEEQRARDLFFALWIPDLFMKRVETNQDWSLMCPNECPGLDEVWGEEFEKLYESYEKQGRVRRVVKAQQLWYAIIESQTETGTPYMLYKDSCNRKSNQQNLGTIKCSNLCTEIVEYTSKDEVAVCNLASIALNMYVTSEHTYDFKKLAEVTKVIVRNLNKIIDINYYPVPEAERSNRRHRPIGIGVQGLADAFILMRYPFESPEAQRLNQQIFETIYYGALEASCELAQEQGPYETYEGSPVSKGILQYDMWNVTPSDLWDWKALKEKIAKYGVRNSLLLSPMPTASTAQILGNNESIEPYTSNIYTRRVLSGEFQVVNPHLLKDLTERGLWNEEMKNQIIAHNGSIQNIPEIPDDLKQLYKTVWEISQKTILKMAADRGAFIDQSQSLNIHIAEPNYGKLTSMHFYGWKQGLKTGMYYLRTKPAANPIQFTLNKEKLREREKASKEEEEKERNKAAMVCSLENRDECLMCGS, from the exons ATGCACGTCGTCAAGCGCG ATGGACGCCAGGAGCGTGTCATGTTTGACAAGATCACGTCACGCATCCAGAAGCTGTGCTATGGGCTCAACGCTGACTTTGTTGATCCA GCCCAGATCACCATGAAAGTGATTCAAGGGCTGTACAGTGGTGTCACGACAGTGGAACTGGATACTCTGGCTGCTGAAACGGCTGCAACTCTGACTACCAAACACCCTGACTACGCTATCCTGGCAGCGAGGATTGCAGTGTCCAATTTGCACAAAGAAACTAAGAAAGTGTTCAGTG ATGTGATGGATGATCTCTACAACTATGTAAACCCTCACAATGGGAAGCACTCACCAATGATCTCCAAAGAAACTCTAGAGATAGTTTTGGCCAGCAAAGAT CGCCTGAATTCTGCCATTATCTATGACAGAGACTTCTCCTACAACTACTTTGGTTTTAAG actctaGAGCGCTCCTACTTGCTGAAAATCAACTCAAAAG TTGCCGAACGTCCCCAACATATGCTGATGAGGGTATCGGTGGGAATCCACAAGAATGACATTGATGCTGCGATTGAAACCTACAATCTTCTGTCTGAAAGGTGGTTTACCCATGCCTCGCCCACGCTGTTCAATGCAGGCACCAACCggcctcagctttccag TTGCTTCCTGCTATGCATGAAGGATGACAGCATTGAGGGAATCTATGACACTCTCAAGCAGTGTGCACTGATCTCAAAATCTGCTGGCGGGATTGGTCTCGCTGTGAGCTGTATCCGAGCCACGGGCAGCTATATTGCTGGG ACAAATGGAAATTCCAATGGGCTTGTTCCAATGCTCAGAGTCTACAACAACACTGCTCGCTACGTGGACCAAGGTGGTAACAAG AGACCTGGGGCCTTTGCCATCTACCTCGAGCCATGGCATTTGGACATTTTCGAATTTCTTGACTTAAAGAAGAATACTGGGAAAGAAGAGCAGCGAGCCAGAGACCTTTTCTTTGCCCTCTGGATCCCTGATCTCTTCATGAAGCGAGTTGAAACCAACCAG GATTGGTCCTTAATGTGTCCAAATGAGTGTCCTGGTCTAGATGAGGTTTGGGGAGAAGAATTTGAGAAGCTGTATGAGAG TTATGAGAAGCAAGGCCGTGTCCGCAGAGTGGTGAAGGCTCAGCAGCTCTGGTATGCTATCATCGAATCCCAGACAGAGACTGGCACCCCTTACATGCTCTACAAAGACTCCTGCAACCGGAAGAGCAATCAGCAGAACTTGGGGACCATCAAATGCAGCAACCTCTGTACAGAAATAGTGGAGTATACCAGCAAAGATGAG GTTGCAGTTTGTAATTTGGCCTCTATAGCCCTGAATATGTACGTCACTTCAGAGCACACATATGACTTCAAGAAGCTGGCTGAAGTCACTAAAGTTATAGTCCGAAACCTGAACAAAATCATTGATATCAACTACTACCCTGTGCCAGAG GCTGAACGCTCCAACAGACGCCACCGTCCCATTGGCATTGGTGTGCAGGGTCTGGCAGATGCTTTCATCTTGATGAGGTATCCCTTCGAAAGTCCTGAGGCCCAGCGCTTGAACCAGCAAATTTTTGAGACCATTTATTATGGTGCTTTGGAAGCCAGCTGTGAACTTGCCCAGGAGCAAGGACCGTATGAAACATATGAGGGTTCTCCTGTCAGCAAAGGA ATTCTTCAATATGACATGTGGAATGTCACCCCGTCTGATCTTTGGGACTGGAAAGCGTTAAAGGAGAAGATTGCTAA ATACGGTGTCAGAAACAGCCTTCTCCTTTCTCCAATGCCAACTGCTTCTACTGCTCAGATCCTGGGCAATAATGAATCCATTGAGCCCTACACCAGTAACATCTACACACGCCGAGTCCTCTCGGGAGAGTTTCAG GTTGTGAATCCGCACTTGCTGAAAGATCTCACGGAGAGGGGCCTGTGGAACGAGGAGATGAAAAACCAAATCATTGCCCACAATGGCTCTATCCAG AATATACCTGAGATTCCTGATGATTTGAAGCAACTCTATAAGACAGTGTGGGAGATCTCCCAGAAGACTATCCTCAAGATGGCAGCAGACAGAGGAGCTTTCATTGATCAGAGCCAATCTCTCAACATCCACATTGCAGAACCCAACTACGGCAAACTCACCAGCATGCACTTCTATGGGTGGAAGCAG GGTCTGAAGACTGGCATGTACTATCTCCGGACAAAACCAGCTGCTAACCCCATCCAGTTCACCTTGAACAAAGAGAAACTCAGAGAGCGAGAGAAGGCCTccaaagaagaggaagagaaggagaggaacAAAGCAGCCATGGTGTGCTCCTTGGAGAACCGAGACGAGTGTCTGATGTGCGGCTCCTAA
- the LOC106489773 gene encoding sodium-dependent proline transporter-like isoform X2, whose translation MPCTGRIATPGLPAPAAPPEPTVNIFQAESLAAEPSPGPPAPDAPRDTWSGKHEFLLSCLGYCVGLGNVWRFPYLCYRNGGGVFLIPYFIMLLLAGLPLFLLELSLGQYGAAGPIAVWKCCPLLKGIGVGMLLVSSLVSLYYAVILAWTFYYLGTSFQSPLPWSCDAPRNKPLCQNESGNVTQFNPSETFWNEQVLGVTRSSGLGDPGPAQWPLALCLLAAWIVVFLCMLKGIRSSGKVVYFTATFPYLVLLILLIRGATLEGSIDGVRFYLSSDWSKLQSAQVWSDAASQIFYSLGIGFGGLLSMASYNKFDNNVIRDTLVIAVGNCCTSFFAGFAIFSVLGHMARTKRVPVGNVADSGPGLAFVAYPEALALLPGSAFWSILFFLMLFTLGIDTLFGNIEGILTAILDELPALRVGKRRPALLGALCGAFYLLGLLLVTQGGVFWFTLIDTYSTGFGLIIITLFMCLGIAFCYGVNQFCQDIVDMICRRPPWCSHALGYFKVCWVFFTPCLLLFTLIYTFLDVSSAPLRYGAYEYPAWGRSLGVCMGVLTCLQIPLWAVVALCRESGTLSDASKRGF comes from the exons ATGCCGTGCACCGGGCGCATCGCCACGCCggggctcccggcccccgccgcacCGCCGGAGCCCACG GTGAACATCTTCCAGGCGGAGAGCCTGGCGGCGGAGCCCTCTCCGGGCCCTCCGGCGCCCGACGCGCCGCGGGACACCTGGTCCGGGAAGCAcgagttcctgctctcctgcttggGCTACTGCGTGGGGCTGGGCAACGTGTGGCGCTTCCCCTACCTGTGCTACCGCAACGGAGGAG GCGTCTTCCTCATCCCCTACTTCATCATGCTGCTCCTCGCCGGGCTGcccctcttcctcctggagctgaGCCTGGGGCAGTACGGGGCCGCGGGGCCCATCGCCGTCTGGAAGTGCTGCCCGCTCCTGAAAG GCATCGGCGTCGGCATGCTGCTGGTGTCCTCCCTGGTGTCCCTCTACTACGCCGTCATCCTCGCCTGGACCTTCTACTACCTGGGCACGTCCTTCCAGAGCCCGCTGCCCTGGTCCTGCGACGCTCCCCGGAACAAGCCCCTGTGCCAG AACGAGTCGGGGAACGTCACCCAGTTCAACCCCAGCGAGACCTTCTGGAA CGAGCAGGTGCTGGGGGTGACGCGCAGCTCCGGCCTCGGGGACCCCGGCCCGGCGCAGTGGCCCCTCGCCCTGTGCCTGCTGGCCGCTTGGATCGTGGTTTTCCTCTGCATGCTGAAGGGCATCCGCAGCTCGGGCAAG GTGGTCTACTTCACGGCCACCTTCCCCTACCTGGTGCTCCTCATCCTCCTCATCCGGGGAGCCACGCTGGAGGGCTCCATCGACGGCGTCCGCTTCTACCTCTCCTCGGACTGGAGCAAGCTGCAGAGCGCGCAG GTGTGGAGCGACGCAGCCTCGCAGATCTTCTACTCCCTGGGCATCGGCTTCGGGGGGCTGCTCTCCATGGCCTCCTACAACAAGTTCGACAACAACGTCATccg GGACACCTTGGTCATCGCCGTCGGGAACTGCTGCACCAGCTTCTTCGCCGGCTTCGCCATCTTCTCCGTGCTGGGGCACATGGCCCGGACGAAGCGAGTCCCCGTGGGCAACGTTGCGGACTCAG GCCCGGGGCTGGCGTTCGTGGCTTACCCCGAAGCCCTGGCGCTGCTGCCCGGCTCCGCGTTCTGGTCCATCCTCTTCTTCCTGATGCTCTTCACGCTGGGAATCGACACCCTG TTCGGGAACATCGAGGGCATCCTCACGGCGATCCTGGACGAGCTCCCGGCCCTGCGCGTCGGGAAGCGGAGGCCGGCGCTCCTGGGAGCGCTCTGCGGCGCCTTCtacctgctggggctgctgctggtgaCCCAG GGAGGCGTCTTTTGGTTCACGCTTATTGACACGTACAGCACCGGCTTCGGGCTCATCATCATCACCCTCTTCATGTGCCTCGGCATCGCCTTCTGCTACG GGGTGAACCAGTTCTGCCAAGACATCGTGGACATGATCTGCCGGCGCCCGCCCTGGTGCAGCCACGCGTTGGGCTACTTCAAGGTGTGCTGGGTCTTCTTCacgccctgcctgctgctg TTCACGCTCATCTACACCTTCCTGGACGTGTCCAGCGCGCCCCTGCGCTACGGCGCCTACGAGTACCCGGCCTGGGGCAGGAGCCTGGGCGTCTGCATGGGCGTCCTCACCTGCCTGCAGATCCCGCTCTGGGCCGTCGTCGCCCTGTGCCGCGAGTCGGGGACGCTGAGCGAC GCTTCAAAAAGAGGTTTCTAA
- the LOC106489773 gene encoding sodium-dependent proline transporter-like isoform X1, which produces MPCTGRIATPGLPAPAAPPEPTVNIFQAESLAAEPSPGPPAPDAPRDTWSGKHEFLLSCLGYCVGLGNVWRFPYLCYRNGGGVFLIPYFIMLLLAGLPLFLLELSLGQYGAAGPIAVWKCCPLLKGIGVGMLLVSSLVSLYYAVILAWTFYYLGTSFQSPLPWSCDAPRNKPLCQNESGNVTQFNPSETFWNEQVLGVTRSSGLGDPGPAQWPLALCLLAAWIVVFLCMLKGIRSSGKVVYFTATFPYLVLLILLIRGATLEGSIDGVRFYLSSDWSKLQSAQVWSDAASQIFYSLGIGFGGLLSMASYNKFDNNVIRDTLVIAVGNCCTSFFAGFAIFSVLGHMARTKRVPVGNVADSGPGLAFVAYPEALALLPGSAFWSILFFLMLFTLGIDTLFGNIEGILTAILDELPALRVGKRRPALLGALCGAFYLLGLLLVTQGGVFWFTLIDTYSTGFGLIIITLFMCLGIAFCYGVNQFCQDIVDMICRRPPWCSHALGYFKVCWVFFTPCLLLFTLIYTFLDVSSAPLRYGAYEYPAWGRSLGVCMGVLTCLQIPLWAVVALCRESGTLSDRLRKTTQPLRSWRTATARDAAENVIDVPFTITLTGTDFASSYES; this is translated from the exons ATGCCGTGCACCGGGCGCATCGCCACGCCggggctcccggcccccgccgcacCGCCGGAGCCCACG GTGAACATCTTCCAGGCGGAGAGCCTGGCGGCGGAGCCCTCTCCGGGCCCTCCGGCGCCCGACGCGCCGCGGGACACCTGGTCCGGGAAGCAcgagttcctgctctcctgcttggGCTACTGCGTGGGGCTGGGCAACGTGTGGCGCTTCCCCTACCTGTGCTACCGCAACGGAGGAG GCGTCTTCCTCATCCCCTACTTCATCATGCTGCTCCTCGCCGGGCTGcccctcttcctcctggagctgaGCCTGGGGCAGTACGGGGCCGCGGGGCCCATCGCCGTCTGGAAGTGCTGCCCGCTCCTGAAAG GCATCGGCGTCGGCATGCTGCTGGTGTCCTCCCTGGTGTCCCTCTACTACGCCGTCATCCTCGCCTGGACCTTCTACTACCTGGGCACGTCCTTCCAGAGCCCGCTGCCCTGGTCCTGCGACGCTCCCCGGAACAAGCCCCTGTGCCAG AACGAGTCGGGGAACGTCACCCAGTTCAACCCCAGCGAGACCTTCTGGAA CGAGCAGGTGCTGGGGGTGACGCGCAGCTCCGGCCTCGGGGACCCCGGCCCGGCGCAGTGGCCCCTCGCCCTGTGCCTGCTGGCCGCTTGGATCGTGGTTTTCCTCTGCATGCTGAAGGGCATCCGCAGCTCGGGCAAG GTGGTCTACTTCACGGCCACCTTCCCCTACCTGGTGCTCCTCATCCTCCTCATCCGGGGAGCCACGCTGGAGGGCTCCATCGACGGCGTCCGCTTCTACCTCTCCTCGGACTGGAGCAAGCTGCAGAGCGCGCAG GTGTGGAGCGACGCAGCCTCGCAGATCTTCTACTCCCTGGGCATCGGCTTCGGGGGGCTGCTCTCCATGGCCTCCTACAACAAGTTCGACAACAACGTCATccg GGACACCTTGGTCATCGCCGTCGGGAACTGCTGCACCAGCTTCTTCGCCGGCTTCGCCATCTTCTCCGTGCTGGGGCACATGGCCCGGACGAAGCGAGTCCCCGTGGGCAACGTTGCGGACTCAG GCCCGGGGCTGGCGTTCGTGGCTTACCCCGAAGCCCTGGCGCTGCTGCCCGGCTCCGCGTTCTGGTCCATCCTCTTCTTCCTGATGCTCTTCACGCTGGGAATCGACACCCTG TTCGGGAACATCGAGGGCATCCTCACGGCGATCCTGGACGAGCTCCCGGCCCTGCGCGTCGGGAAGCGGAGGCCGGCGCTCCTGGGAGCGCTCTGCGGCGCCTTCtacctgctggggctgctgctggtgaCCCAG GGAGGCGTCTTTTGGTTCACGCTTATTGACACGTACAGCACCGGCTTCGGGCTCATCATCATCACCCTCTTCATGTGCCTCGGCATCGCCTTCTGCTACG GGGTGAACCAGTTCTGCCAAGACATCGTGGACATGATCTGCCGGCGCCCGCCCTGGTGCAGCCACGCGTTGGGCTACTTCAAGGTGTGCTGGGTCTTCTTCacgccctgcctgctgctg TTCACGCTCATCTACACCTTCCTGGACGTGTCCAGCGCGCCCCTGCGCTACGGCGCCTACGAGTACCCGGCCTGGGGCAGGAGCCTGGGCGTCTGCATGGGCGTCCTCACCTGCCTGCAGATCCCGCTCTGGGCCGTCGTCGCCCTGTGCCGCGAGTCGGGGACGCTGAGCGAC CGCCTGCGGAAAACCACCCAGCCCCTGCGCTCCTGGCGGACGGCCACCGCCCGGGACGCGGCCGAGAACGTCATCGACGTGCCGTTCACCATCACCCTCACCGGCACCGACTTCGCCAGCAGCTACGAGTCCTGA